From Triticum urartu cultivar G1812 chromosome 2, Tu2.1, whole genome shotgun sequence, a single genomic window includes:
- the LOC125534103 gene encoding uncharacterized protein LOC125534103, whose product MAAGDVATVFLEMSLGTRLAVSFPAASTTVADLKRRVSHEHAACFPNYGQIAVQSVKVDQGGSWFHLADSMAVRDAFQFHGANETWHLQVDALPHAQHLDQGLATEGHSKDSSAAHSEPSCEMLADQVKVEVGADSEPSCEMLTDQLKVEVGAEEPLVAKGKGSSNGDDPKGSKEAEATSTEQGACERKRLRPRTRVGKTPVTKRANSSGSSESEEMDINTVGVYAPPSQFVVMLKECHFVTKNGQYLNVPREFSLAHGYAERKKVLLRMGGESWTVNLKNVHNVRRKARTSFRYGWHQFCVDNHLRVGETCFFRALGQGGGDRHVLKVEVRRLDGSYTS is encoded by the exons ATGGCCGCCGGCGACGTCGCCACCGTCTTCCTGGAGATGAGCCTCGGCACCCGCCTCGCCGTCTCATTCCCCGCCGCATCCACCACCGTCGCCGACCTCAAGC GCAGAGTGAGTCATGAGCACGCCGCATGTTTCCCCAACTATGGCCAGATCGCCGTCCAATCCGTCAAG GTCGACCAGGGAGGCTCGTGGTTCCACCTCGCCGACTCCATGGCCGTCCGGGATGCGTTCCAGTTCCACGGGGCCAACGAAACCTGGCACCTCCAAGTAGATGCTCTGCCTCACGCTCAGCATCTCGACCAAGGATTGGCCACCGAGGGACACTCCAAGGATTCCTCTGCTGCTCACTCTGAACCAAGCTGTGAGATGCTGGCTGACCAGGTTAAAGTTGAAGTTGGAGCGGACTCTGAACCAAGCTGTGAAATGCTGACTGATCAGCTTAAAGTTGAAGTTGGAGCGGAGGAGCCATTGGTAGCCAAGGGCAAAGGAAGCAGCAACGGGGATGATCCAAAGGGATCGAAGGAAGCAGAGGCCACATCAACAGAACAGGGGGCATGTGAGAGGAAAAGGCTGCGGCCAAGGACCAGAGTTGGCAAAACACCGGTCACTAAGCGGGCGAACAGCAGCGGCAGTTCGGAGTCGGAGGAGATGGACATCAACACCGTCGGCGTCTACGCGCCGCCGTCGCAGTTCGTCGTCATGCTCAAGGAATGCCACTTTGTCACCAAGAACGGGCAGTACCTG AACGTGCCGCGGGAGTTCAGCCTGGCGCATGGGTACGCGGAGAGGAAGAAGGTGCTGCTGCGGATGGGGGGCGAGTCGTGGACGGTGAACCTGAAGAACGTCCACAATGTGCGTCGCAAGGCCCGCACGTCGTTCCGGTACGGGTGGCACCAGTTCTGCGTCGACAACCACCTCCGCGTCGGCGAGACCTGCTTCTTCCGAGCGCTCGGCCAAGGCGGCGGCGACCGCCATGTGCTCAAGGTGGAGGTGCGCAGGCTAGATGGCAGCTACACCAGCTGA